A genomic region of Janthinobacterium lividum contains the following coding sequences:
- a CDS encoding flavin reductase family protein encodes MNTRSPRAPAQEFDTTHFRQALSQFATGVTVITTRLADGSFRGLTASSFNSVSLSPPLVLWSLGSVANSMPIFSGNSHYVINVLGADQAELAQRFSRRTPNPFDDVEYELSRTGQPILKGASAWFECHNRSRYPEGDHVIFVGEVEQCAFAAQPPLIFHNGKFNTPPA; translated from the coding sequence ATGAACACACGCTCTCCCCGCGCGCCAGCGCAAGAATTCGATACGACACATTTCCGTCAGGCACTGTCGCAGTTTGCCACCGGCGTGACGGTCATTACGACGCGCCTGGCCGATGGCAGTTTCCGGGGCTTGACGGCCAGTTCCTTCAATTCCGTCTCGCTGTCGCCGCCCCTGGTGCTATGGAGCCTCGGTTCCGTGGCGAACAGCATGCCCATTTTCAGCGGCAACTCGCACTACGTCATCAATGTGCTGGGCGCCGACCAGGCGGAACTGGCGCAGCGCTTTTCACGCCGCACGCCCAATCCCTTCGACGACGTGGAATACGAACTGTCGCGCACGGGCCAGCCCATCCTGAAAGGCGCATCGGCCTGGTTCGAATGCCATAACCGCAGCCGCTATCCGGAAGGCGACCACGTCATTTTCGTGGGTGAAGTGGAACAATGCGCGTTTGCCGCGCAGCCGCCCTTGATCTTCCACAATGGAAAGTTCAATACACCGCCAGCCTGA
- the msrA gene encoding peptide-methionine (S)-S-oxide reductase MsrA produces the protein MNEHTEVAVFGGGCFWCLAAVYAEVRGVTRVESGYTGGSVPNPTYEQICTGDTGHAEVVRLEFDPAVIPYHDLLEIFFTLHDPTTLNRQGNDVGTQYRSVIHYQSAGQASVARKVLAEMAGVWDAPIVTQLAPAATFYTAEDYHQNYVEQHPLQGYCALVVVPKVEKFRAMYAGRLK, from the coding sequence ATGAATGAGCATACGGAAGTGGCGGTATTCGGCGGTGGCTGTTTTTGGTGCCTCGCTGCCGTGTACGCGGAAGTGCGCGGCGTGACGCGCGTCGAGTCCGGTTACACGGGCGGCAGCGTGCCCAACCCCACGTATGAACAGATTTGCACGGGCGATACGGGCCACGCGGAAGTGGTGCGGCTGGAATTCGATCCTGCCGTCATCCCTTACCACGACTTGCTGGAAATCTTTTTTACGCTGCACGATCCCACCACCCTGAATCGGCAGGGCAACGATGTCGGCACGCAATACCGTTCCGTCATCCATTACCAATCGGCCGGGCAGGCAAGCGTGGCGCGCAAGGTACTGGCCGAAATGGCCGGCGTGTGGGATGCGCCCATCGTCACGCAGCTGGCGCCGGCAGCCACCTTTTATACGGCCGAGGATTACCACCAGAATTATGTCGAGCAGCATCCCTTGCAGGGCTATTGCGCCCTGGTCGTCGTGCCCAAGGTGGAGAAATTCCGCGCCATGTACGCGGGGCGCCTGAAGTGA